In the genome of Candidatus Omnitrophota bacterium, one region contains:
- a CDS encoding S8 family serine peptidase → MTLLSFTEPANAIATDPSQKSSLTEKQKYAPGEVIVKIREDARPEILHAKANSERIADHKNTLSGIKSKYGLKDEKPVFKGLHNKLKAKDLSALKTADLLSTYVLMTDKDVLSVCEELKRDPNIEYAEPNYIARIQMVPNDPYYYSSGSWGQGYDDLWGIKKIKCEEVWDAAQGEGVVVAVIDTGVDYTHPDLAGNIWTNPGEIPDNSVDDDGNGYIDDVCGWDFAYDDSDPMDRYGHGSHCAGTIAAVGNNDIGVIGVAPKAKIMALKGLDNGGSGSYGHLAECIVYAADNGASILSNSWGAPGTSRLLTDAFRYANDKGCVCIAAAGNSDSDIKWHVPANIDTVIAVAASDENDERCVFSNWGDKVVAAPGGGLNDGTISIYNILSTISDYTVIGQQAKKELKISSGYMRFAGTSMACPHVAGIAALILGKNPLLSPEDVREIIQSSTDDTGAPGHDVYLGYGRVNALKACVDTKDIRSNIGITSPEDTGYVRSDVYITGSAYIEEGFKGYELYFAPMEDPANHTLINASALAVPDGLLGVWDTRVLPDGEYILTLKVTTTSDKNIIQSAAVNVDNISQAPVVDVANQGATIGRTCEFKISAHDQDDPSTPEGQLSFSAENLPYGARFDPDTKIFSWTPDEQDKGSYVIRFIVRDDAHTVTKDITLATVVVYKTPIPKDDYEYPLEVKIAGDKIVWRGYSGITMYNLTNGKMTQIAYMASFFDVNEEFITWTSDLYRFLYVYEISTGKTVKMTFPSSIWPVNPILYNNKILFRSGAFDLYVKDMATKKLTFVSNDYLLASHNSYAIFDSKIVWGAAPFEADLHERYDMYLYDSAANRKTRIGDDDIACINIYQDKIVWTRYRNGAMGYHFPPMDTYMNDLATGKKTHISTGSDISITSDIYEDKIVFAEDAPGKAPGIYVYDASEDMRFEIEPGLSGSAPNSHPAIYKNKIVWLQGTGWPKPRDICLAEFYYPPKITSPSSVCIPLGSALTINGTDFGDAKNDSVVMLDSGLICPVNSWSDKQIIVTIPKNVISDNLKVVTRGGQSNGIAVRVLTPPANLTATALSLSQVRLSWKNTSDNQTGFIVEGCEKSNFKSSQIMTVVIKNPNSTTVDCNSLAQGKTYYFRIKARNGFVNSPYSNIAVVTMPVSPYIKSLSPVSGKPGSSMKINGKGLEWTGNMRVIFSNAKTTANAVISSQAPTRMTIVVPNLIKGSYTIAVKDSLGESNTKRFTIK, encoded by the coding sequence ATGACTTTATTATCTTTTACAGAACCTGCAAACGCAATCGCGACCGACCCATCCCAGAAGTCGTCCCTTACCGAAAAACAGAAATACGCGCCCGGAGAGGTTATAGTCAAGATCAGAGAAGATGCCAGACCGGAAATACTGCATGCTAAGGCTAATTCAGAGCGCATAGCGGATCATAAAAACACCTTATCGGGCATAAAATCTAAATACGGCCTTAAAGATGAAAAACCCGTATTTAAAGGATTGCATAATAAACTTAAAGCCAAGGACTTGAGCGCGCTAAAAACAGCGGATCTTCTTTCTACATATGTATTGATGACGGATAAAGACGTCCTTTCAGTATGCGAGGAGCTTAAGCGGGACCCAAATATTGAATACGCGGAACCTAACTATATAGCAAGGATCCAGATGGTCCCGAACGATCCGTATTATTATTCTTCCGGCAGCTGGGGCCAGGGATACGATGACCTGTGGGGGATAAAGAAGATAAAGTGTGAAGAGGTATGGGATGCCGCGCAGGGTGAAGGCGTGGTTGTGGCAGTAATAGACACGGGGGTAGACTATACGCATCCGGATCTTGCCGGGAACATATGGACCAATCCAGGCGAAATTCCAGATAATAGTGTAGATGACGACGGCAACGGATATATAGACGATGTGTGCGGGTGGGATTTTGCGTACGACGATTCGGATCCGATGGATCGTTACGGCCATGGTAGTCATTGCGCGGGCACAATAGCCGCGGTTGGAAATAACGATATAGGCGTAATAGGAGTTGCGCCAAAGGCAAAGATCATGGCTCTGAAGGGGCTCGATAATGGCGGCTCGGGCAGTTACGGGCATCTTGCGGAATGCATAGTATACGCGGCGGATAACGGCGCTTCGATTTTGAGCAATTCCTGGGGCGCCCCCGGAACCAGCCGGCTTTTAACGGATGCTTTTCGCTATGCTAATGATAAAGGATGTGTATGCATAGCGGCCGCGGGAAACAGTGATTCCGATATTAAGTGGCACGTCCCTGCGAACATAGATACCGTGATCGCCGTTGCCGCGTCGGACGAGAACGATGAAAGATGCGTATTTTCCAACTGGGGCGATAAGGTTGTGGCCGCTCCCGGAGGCGGGCTGAATGATGGCACCATCTCCATCTATAATATACTCTCCACAATATCCGATTATACCGTCATTGGACAGCAGGCAAAGAAAGAGTTAAAGATCTCTTCCGGTTATATGCGTTTTGCGGGAACATCCATGGCATGTCCCCACGTGGCCGGCATCGCCGCGTTGATACTTGGTAAAAACCCGCTATTGTCGCCTGAAGATGTGCGCGAAATCATTCAATCATCAACCGATGATACAGGCGCTCCCGGTCATGATGTGTATCTGGGATACGGCCGTGTAAATGCATTAAAAGCATGCGTCGATACTAAAGATATCAGATCGAATATCGGTATAACTTCTCCGGAAGATACGGGCTATGTAAGGTCGGATGTGTATATTACAGGAAGCGCATATATTGAAGAAGGTTTTAAGGGATATGAGTTATATTTTGCGCCTATGGAAGATCCTGCAAATCATACATTGATTAATGCTTCGGCTCTGGCCGTACCCGACGGACTGCTGGGAGTATGGGATACGCGCGTCCTGCCGGACGGCGAATATATACTAACCTTAAAGGTTACCACAACCAGCGATAAAAATATAATACAGTCTGCGGCCGTTAACGTAGATAATATCAGTCAGGCGCCTGTTGTAGATGTTGCCAATCAAGGGGCCACCATAGGACGAACGTGTGAATTTAAAATATCTGCTCATGATCAAGACGATCCGTCGACTCCCGAAGGACAATTGTCGTTTAGCGCCGAGAATCTTCCTTATGGAGCGCGGTTTGATCCGGATACTAAAATCTTCAGTTGGACGCCGGACGAGCAGGATAAGGGTTCGTATGTAATCAGGTTCATTGTAAGAGACGATGCTCATACCGTTACAAAAGATATTACTCTGGCTACCGTAGTGGTATATAAGACCCCTATTCCTAAAGATGATTACGAATATCCGCTTGAAGTTAAAATAGCCGGAGACAAAATTGTATGGCGCGGATACTCGGGCATCACTATGTATAACCTTACGAACGGTAAGATGACTCAGATAGCCTATATGGCCAGTTTTTTTGATGTCAACGAGGAATTTATCACGTGGACATCCGACCTATACCGGTTTTTATACGTATATGAGATCTCTACGGGCAAGACTGTTAAGATGACTTTTCCGTCTTCGATATGGCCGGTCAACCCTATACTTTATAATAACAAGATTTTGTTCAGGTCGGGCGCTTTCGATCTTTACGTAAAGGACATGGCTACAAAAAAACTCACATTCGTCTCTAACGACTATCTTCTGGCAAGCCATAACAGTTACGCGATATTTGATAGTAAAATTGTCTGGGGCGCGGCGCCGTTCGAGGCTGATCTCCATGAGAGATACGATATGTATCTGTATGATTCGGCAGCCAATCGTAAGACACGGATAGGTGATGACGACATTGCCTGTATAAACATCTACCAGGATAAGATAGTATGGACGCGATATCGTAATGGCGCCATGGGTTACCATTTTCCCCCGATGGATACATATATGAACGATTTGGCCACGGGTAAAAAGACCCACATATCTACAGGCTCGGATATATCGATAACGTCTGATATATACGAAGATAAGATTGTTTTTGCCGAAGACGCTCCCGGTAAGGCGCCCGGTATTTATGTTTACGATGCTTCAGAAGACATGAGATTTGAGATAGAGCCCGGCCTATCGGGTTCTGCGCCCAACAGTCATCCCGCCATCTATAAGAATAAGATCGTCTGGCTGCAAGGCACCGGCTGGCCTAAACCGCGCGACATTTGTCTGGCAGAGTTCTACTATCCTCCTAAAATAACATCGCCCTCTTCGGTATGTATCCCCTTAGGATCTGCGCTTACCATAAACGGTACGGACTTCGGAGATGCTAAAAACGATTCCGTCGTAATGCTAGATAGTGGATTGATCTGTCCTGTCAATTCCTGGTCGGATAAACAGATCATAGTGACGATTCCTAAAAATGTTATATCTGATAATCTAAAAGTCGTGACACGGGGGGGCCAGAGTAATGGTATAGCGGTTAGAGTATTGACGCCTCCCGCGAATCTTACCGCGACCGCCTTGTCCCTTTCGCAGGTAAGACTTTCGTGGAAGAACACATCCGACAATCAAACCGGATTTATAGTAGAAGGCTGCGAAAAATCGAACTTTAAATCAAGCCAGATCATGACGGTGGTAATAAAGAATCCGAACAGTACCACGGTCGACTGTAATTCCCTGGCACAGGGTAAGACGTACTATTTTAGGATAAAGGCGCGTAACGGTTTTGTGAATTCTCCTTATTCCAATATAGCGGTTGTTACGATGCCTGTGAGTCCATACATAAAATCGCTTTCCCCGGTGTCAGGCAAACCGGGTTCCTCGATGAAAATAAACGGCAAAGGCCTTGAATGGACCGGTAATATGCGGGTGATCTTTTCCAATGCAAAGACGACCGCGAACGCTGTTATATCATCGCAGGCGCCTACGCGCATGACCATTGTTGTGCCTAATCTGATAAAAGGATCTTATACCATAGCGGTTAAAGACAGTCTTGGTGAGAGTAACACAAAGAGATTTACTATAAAATAG